A region of Halalkaliarchaeum desulfuricum DNA encodes the following proteins:
- a CDS encoding helix-turn-helix domain-containing protein produces the protein MAVIAHLRVPADSFELGRILELEADGTIELENMIPMGEKAVPFFSVSEDVRESFERNVENHPSVDRIVEVTRHDSERLYSLDWNVSRDVFFQGIIDLQGQLLSGTGTVDTWEFEIRFLTHERLGEFQDHCSNAHIPLEVGRIYNPVRPGTGMWYGVTGPQREALMCAVQGGYYSIPREMSTQELADELGISDQAATERLRRAIETLTENTLVAMQEERDEEFEQPLDS, from the coding sequence ATGGCAGTCATCGCGCATCTTCGGGTTCCGGCTGACTCGTTCGAACTCGGTCGGATCCTCGAACTGGAAGCCGACGGAACGATCGAACTCGAAAACATGATTCCGATGGGCGAGAAAGCCGTTCCGTTCTTCTCAGTGAGCGAGGACGTCCGAGAATCCTTCGAGCGAAACGTCGAGAATCACCCATCGGTCGATCGCATCGTCGAAGTGACGCGCCACGACAGCGAGCGACTGTATTCGCTGGACTGGAACGTTTCCCGCGACGTATTCTTCCAGGGGATCATCGATCTGCAGGGACAACTCCTGAGTGGCACTGGAACAGTCGACACGTGGGAGTTCGAGATTCGGTTTCTCACCCACGAGAGACTCGGTGAGTTTCAAGACCACTGTTCGAATGCGCACATCCCCCTCGAAGTCGGACGCATCTACAACCCCGTCCGTCCGGGGACCGGTATGTGGTACGGAGTGACAGGACCGCAGCGTGAAGCGCTCATGTGTGCTGTGCAGGGTGGATACTACTCGATTCCGCGAGAGATGTCCACGCAGGAACTGGCTGACGAACTCGGGATCTCCGATCAGGCTGCCACAGAACGACTGCGGCGGGCGATCGAGACGCTCACCGAAAATACACTCGTTGCAATGCAAGAAGAGCGCGACGAGGAGTTCGAGCAACCCCTGGATTCCTGA
- a CDS encoding PAS domain S-box protein encodes MTAPVTDGATTATPKAARKELYEIFREDTPFEQKAREALELGRQYLGVDNGHLTRIDQETDHWEAIVSTDSSDGRFPTGLELDLGTTYCRRTIETNAQHTLHDAPNQGWEDDPAFEAHGLACYHGTSLVLDDEPYGTVCFVGEDPRDPFSDDESMFAELIARNLERELEREHHEAQLTRQTNLATVLNRVLRHNLKNDMSVIRGYTQLMSDELGAPSYSKTTLDNIDNLLDLSEKARELNRFVNTDFERTPTEITELVEDLAQTVRANYPDVSITVEYDDDITAAVLPSLDRALTELIDNAAKHGGDTAIVTVTVASVPNAVEIRIVDDGPGLDDEEAEVLKTGSETPLVHGSGLGLWLAHWIVSSHGGSIDATSSDDGTSMTVSVPRKPTANVDEELTKLTQARDQYQAAFEGAYDAMIIVNDDAQIIDANSKASQIYGMDEQELLGQPLARFFPDDFDFDAFWRQSHEQGTDLNTMMLLGADGVERTVEYSAANKIVPGQTLLVSRNVTDRLEREQALQETTQQLDAVFDASPDPIIAVDIDGSIQLWNDSAESLFGYSQGEVKGQQIQGLDLFPAGTESDFQARFERALDGEVFENLEVEQRSRDGKLIDLSISTAPLRDEMGEVSGIMAVVTDITERKERERGLRETKQRLDLALQGSDTGVWDWNMDTDDLYWDETMERLFALEPGTFEGTLDAFIRRIHPADRSHVETAIQESIESEEGYEATFRIQRDDGEQRWMNGRGEVCFNDGCERLIGVLTDVTQRKEHELAVESATERYESLLDAAPDPVFVADTETGEILEANEAAETLTGEPKEHLIGRHHSTIHPTGDAELHREAFTRAKEERTTVQALSDGSQLEMETADGGTIPIEISVNTVSLPDGDVTFGIFRDLELAQKKERLEAVASILSHDLRNPLNVAQGRLDLLKEEYQSEHIAPIENAHDRIEVLIEDVLTLARNGDTVGETEPLLLSDLVESCWRTVDTADASLVVETERTIQADKSRLRQLVENVFRNSVEHSSTSNRPQADDAIDHGGDDVTITVGDLDDGFYIGDNGPGFPADERDRVFEFGYSTTTEGTGLGLAIVQEIAEAHGWDISVTESDSGGARFEMTGVAVAAE; translated from the coding sequence ATGACCGCACCAGTAACGGACGGGGCTACGACAGCAACACCCAAAGCGGCCAGAAAAGAACTCTACGAGATCTTCCGAGAGGACACTCCCTTCGAACAGAAAGCGCGTGAAGCCCTCGAACTCGGCAGGCAGTACCTCGGCGTAGACAACGGGCATCTCACCAGGATCGATCAGGAAACCGACCACTGGGAAGCGATCGTCAGCACCGACTCGTCAGATGGACGCTTTCCCACAGGGCTGGAACTCGATCTCGGCACCACATACTGCCGTCGAACGATCGAGACCAACGCTCAGCACACACTCCACGATGCACCGAACCAGGGGTGGGAAGACGACCCGGCGTTCGAAGCCCACGGCCTGGCCTGCTATCATGGCACGTCACTCGTTCTCGATGATGAACCCTACGGTACGGTTTGTTTCGTCGGTGAAGACCCGCGAGATCCGTTCAGTGACGACGAAAGCATGTTTGCAGAACTCATCGCCCGGAATCTCGAACGCGAACTCGAACGCGAGCACCACGAAGCCCAACTCACGAGACAGACCAACCTCGCCACGGTTCTCAACCGGGTGCTTCGACACAATCTCAAAAACGACATGTCCGTCATTCGGGGGTATACTCAGCTCATGTCCGACGAGTTGGGCGCTCCGTCGTACAGTAAGACCACACTCGACAACATCGATAACCTTCTCGACTTGAGCGAGAAGGCCCGCGAGTTGAATCGGTTCGTCAATACCGACTTCGAGCGCACACCCACAGAAATTACGGAACTCGTCGAGGACCTGGCCCAAACGGTGCGTGCGAACTATCCAGATGTGTCAATCACTGTCGAATACGACGACGACATCACCGCCGCAGTCCTTCCGAGTCTGGACCGGGCGCTGACCGAACTGATCGATAACGCCGCCAAGCACGGCGGCGACACGGCCATCGTGACGGTCACTGTCGCGTCCGTGCCGAACGCCGTCGAGATCCGAATCGTGGATGACGGACCTGGGCTGGACGACGAAGAAGCCGAGGTACTGAAGACGGGGAGCGAGACGCCGTTAGTTCACGGCAGCGGACTCGGATTGTGGCTGGCTCACTGGATCGTCTCCAGTCACGGCGGGTCGATCGACGCAACCAGCTCCGACGACGGGACGAGCATGACGGTTTCCGTCCCGCGAAAGCCGACGGCAAACGTCGACGAAGAACTGACGAAACTCACGCAGGCCCGCGACCAGTATCAGGCCGCCTTCGAAGGGGCTTACGACGCGATGATCATCGTCAATGACGACGCCCAAATCATCGATGCCAATTCGAAAGCAAGCCAGATCTACGGTATGGACGAACAGGAGTTGCTCGGACAACCACTCGCACGCTTCTTCCCGGACGACTTCGATTTCGACGCGTTCTGGCGGCAGTCCCACGAGCAAGGAACGGACCTGAACACGATGATGCTCCTCGGTGCGGATGGCGTCGAACGGACCGTCGAATACTCTGCCGCAAACAAGATCGTCCCCGGCCAGACCCTCCTCGTCAGTCGGAACGTTACCGATCGCCTCGAACGAGAGCAGGCACTACAGGAGACGACCCAGCAACTCGACGCGGTTTTCGACGCGTCTCCGGATCCGATCATTGCTGTTGATATTGACGGAAGTATCCAGCTGTGGAACGACTCCGCCGAATCCCTGTTTGGCTACAGCCAAGGGGAAGTCAAGGGCCAGCAGATCCAGGGTCTCGACCTGTTTCCTGCCGGGACGGAATCTGACTTCCAGGCCCGCTTCGAACGGGCACTGGATGGCGAGGTGTTCGAGAATCTCGAAGTCGAGCAACGCAGCAGGGACGGTAAACTGATCGATCTCAGCATCTCGACGGCCCCACTCCGCGACGAGATGGGTGAGGTCTCCGGGATCATGGCCGTTGTCACAGACATCACCGAACGCAAAGAGCGCGAACGGGGGTTACGCGAAACGAAACAGCGTCTCGACCTGGCGCTCCAGGGATCTGACACGGGTGTCTGGGACTGGAACATGGACACTGACGACCTCTACTGGGATGAGACCATGGAACGACTATTCGCCCTCGAACCCGGCACCTTCGAGGGAACGCTCGACGCGTTTATCCGACGAATCCATCCGGCTGACCGAAGCCATGTCGAGACTGCCATCCAGGAGAGCATCGAGTCCGAAGAAGGGTACGAAGCCACATTCCGTATCCAGCGTGACGATGGCGAACAACGCTGGATGAACGGCCGCGGTGAAGTCTGCTTCAATGACGGTTGCGAGCGATTGATCGGTGTCCTCACCGACGTCACCCAACGGAAGGAACACGAACTTGCGGTGGAATCGGCAACAGAGCGATACGAGTCCTTACTGGACGCAGCTCCGGATCCGGTGTTCGTCGCGGATACTGAGACGGGTGAGATACTCGAGGCCAACGAGGCTGCCGAAACACTGACCGGAGAACCGAAGGAACACCTCATCGGCCGTCACCACTCGACAATTCATCCCACTGGGGACGCCGAGTTGCATCGGGAGGCGTTCACACGGGCCAAGGAAGAACGGACGACTGTCCAGGCGCTGTCGGATGGCTCGCAGCTGGAGATGGAAACAGCCGACGGGGGCACCATCCCAATCGAGATCAGCGTCAATACGGTCTCACTCCCGGATGGGGATGTCACGTTCGGTATCTTTCGAGACCTGGAACTGGCACAGAAAAAAGAGCGGCTGGAAGCGGTCGCCAGTATCCTGTCTCACGACCTCCGAAACCCACTCAACGTCGCCCAGGGGCGGTTGGATCTACTGAAAGAGGAGTACCAAAGTGAGCATATAGCACCCATCGAGAATGCGCACGATCGCATCGAAGTGCTGATCGAAGACGTGTTGACACTCGCCCGCAACGGTGACACGGTGGGGGAAACGGAGCCACTCTTGCTTTCGGACCTCGTCGAGTCCTGTTGGAGGACCGTTGACACGGCAGACGCCTCGCTCGTCGTCGAGACGGAACGGACGATCCAAGCCGACAAGAGTCGTCTGCGGCAACTCGTCGAGAACGTGTTCCGGAACAGCGTGGAACATAGTTCCACGAGCAATCGGCCGCAGGCCGATGACGCGATCGACCACGGTGGTGACGACGTGACGATCACTGTTGGTGATCTGGATGACGGATTCTACATCGGAGACAACGGCCCCGGTTTCCCGGCAGACGAGCGCGATCGAGTCTTCGAATTTGGCTACTCGACGACCACCGAGGGGACGGGCTTGGGCCTTGCGATCGTCCAGGAAATCGCCGAGGCACACGGCTGGGATATCTCCGTCACCGAGAGCGATTCCGGTGGGGCACGATTCGAAATGACTGGCGTTGCGGTCGCTGCAGAATAG
- a CDS encoding ABC transporter substrate-binding protein, translating into MLDLSLACGRYEWTRGLWDGNVSPEGIDLSILEYHNPERFVRMANNLEFDACELSMGTYLATRFRPEQYPFTAIPVFPHRRFRHSYIYRRIDADIDTPQDLEGKRVGVVNWQTTTGIWQRGILREQYGLDTRSVDWHRVGSEIVPIEIPNEYSVTDLDPGGGTVPYMEELLRSGDLDAVLHPVPLQVPEAERLFEEPIAEEQAYFEETGIFPIMHAIVLKDELLAEHPWIVQKLYDAFENAKQECLRRLERPQWVPLLWADIHAERQRELLEDPWEYGLTETNRNVLNTLVEYAHRQGIADRRYDLEELFATESLEIGTFG; encoded by the coding sequence ATGCTCGACCTCTCGCTTGCGTGTGGTCGGTACGAGTGGACCCGCGGACTGTGGGATGGGAACGTCTCGCCGGAGGGAATCGACCTCTCGATCCTGGAGTATCACAACCCCGAGCGGTTCGTGCGGATGGCGAACAATCTGGAGTTCGACGCATGCGAACTCTCCATGGGCACGTACCTCGCAACCCGATTCCGCCCGGAACAGTACCCGTTTACGGCGATCCCGGTGTTTCCGCACCGACGATTCAGACATTCGTACATTTACAGGCGGATCGACGCCGACATCGACACACCACAGGATCTGGAGGGAAAACGCGTCGGCGTCGTAAACTGGCAGACGACGACCGGAATCTGGCAGCGCGGGATCCTGCGGGAGCAGTACGGACTCGACACGAGGAGCGTCGACTGGCACCGCGTCGGATCCGAGATCGTCCCGATCGAAATCCCCAATGAGTATTCGGTGACGGATCTCGATCCGGGCGGCGGAACCGTTCCGTACATGGAGGAACTGCTTCGATCGGGTGACCTGGACGCAGTGTTGCATCCCGTGCCGTTGCAGGTGCCGGAGGCCGAACGATTGTTCGAAGAACCCATCGCCGAAGAGCAGGCCTATTTCGAGGAAACCGGGATCTTTCCGATCATGCACGCGATCGTCCTGAAGGACGAACTCCTCGCGGAACACCCGTGGATCGTCCAGAAGCTCTACGACGCTTTCGAAAACGCAAAACAGGAGTGCCTTCGACGGCTGGAGCGTCCACAGTGGGTCCCGCTTCTGTGGGCCGATATCCACGCCGAACGACAGCGCGAACTACTCGAGGATCCCTGGGAATACGGACTGACGGAGACCAACCGGAACGTACTGAACACGCTGGTGGAGTACGCACACCGACAGGGAATCGCAGACCGTCGGTACGACCTCGAGGAACTGTTCGCCACCGAATCGCTGGAAATCGGGACGTTCGGTTGA
- a CDS encoding amino acid ABC transporter ATP-binding protein, whose amino-acid sequence MRRDDTSTDTERKLDGVQDDLLRVENVSKWYGDEQVLREVSFEMEKGDVTVLIGPSGSGKSTMLRCVNRLTDAQEGDIYLDGELVTASDMDVNRLRREVGMVFQDINLFAHLTALGNVALGPQRVLDLDKQTARDRARRQLEQVGLAPQVDSYPAELSGGQKQRVGIARALAMEPKLMLFDEPTSALDPELVGEVLEVMHDLVEEGMTMLVVTHEMSFARSVADEIVFLDGGAVVERGPPEQLFEHPERDRTAQFLSRITQLHD is encoded by the coding sequence ATGAGACGAGACGACACGAGTACAGACACCGAACGGAAACTGGACGGCGTACAGGACGACCTACTGCGGGTCGAGAACGTCTCGAAGTGGTACGGGGACGAGCAGGTGTTGCGAGAGGTCAGCTTCGAGATGGAGAAAGGCGACGTCACCGTGCTTATCGGCCCCAGCGGCAGCGGGAAGTCGACCATGCTCCGGTGTGTAAACCGACTCACTGACGCCCAGGAGGGCGACATCTACCTCGACGGCGAACTGGTCACCGCATCCGACATGGACGTAAATCGTCTCCGCCGCGAGGTCGGGATGGTGTTTCAGGACATCAATCTCTTCGCTCACCTCACTGCACTCGGGAACGTCGCTCTCGGGCCACAGCGCGTGCTGGACCTCGACAAGCAGACGGCCCGCGATCGTGCCCGACGGCAGCTCGAACAGGTCGGACTCGCCCCGCAGGTCGACTCGTATCCGGCGGAGCTCTCCGGCGGGCAGAAACAGCGGGTCGGCATCGCGCGGGCGCTGGCGATGGAGCCGAAGCTGATGCTGTTCGACGAGCCGACCAGCGCGCTGGACCCCGAACTCGTCGGCGAGGTGCTCGAGGTAATGCACGACCTCGTCGAGGAGGGCATGACGATGCTCGTGGTCACCCACGAGATGAGCTTCGCCCGATCTGTCGCCGACGAAATCGTCTTCCTCGACGGCGGCGCCGTCGTCGAGCGCGGGCCCCCCGAACAGCTGTTCGAACACCCCGAGCGCGATCGGACCGCGCAGTTTCTCAGCCGGATCACGCAGCTCCACGACTGA
- a CDS encoding aldehyde ferredoxin oxidoreductase C-terminal domain-containing protein — protein sequence MLHAKGPLLTVDVSERTATATEIDDLLASHIGGRAVATALAHERIPFDADPFGPENRAYLATGPLQTSQTSFTGRMSMTGLSPLSDGLASTNAGGFLSRNFADTGYSVFELVGASDELLAVHVRDSDGEGRPRVTFESVPELEGATVSETSDYMEDYHDLGPENCIAIGPAGENLVRFASVMTFDSRAFGRGGLGAVLGSKNVKCVTFAGDSRPELEVPDPPESEIHREAATSDDRMKRQGTTGGTEFINENFSLPTRYFEEYHFEDAAGIGGDAVEEKKYRTGTCSSCAYACKLPTRDETEGIETEGPEFETVYAFGSSQGVGDIVDVMKANELCDELGMDTISAGVTVAAYLKSEDAFGDAELARQVTERIAHREGIGDLLAEGVSRAHEELGVDNYTVKGMEFAAHDGRVLHGQGLSYAVANRGADHMYGGMLGPEYNGEIDPEGTLGKSELLVKKENRNAVRDSAIICAFSGDYITDERLAALLGADYENLLAVGARTVERERHFNNKRGKDRADDRLPYEIPDLAAAIEEYYEERGWNPDGTVPDDAVDAGAVPAVDSP from the coding sequence ATGCTCCACGCGAAGGGGCCGCTTCTCACCGTCGACGTGAGCGAGCGGACCGCAACCGCAACCGAGATCGACGACCTCCTCGCTAGCCACATCGGCGGCCGGGCGGTCGCGACCGCGCTGGCCCACGAGCGGATCCCGTTCGACGCCGATCCGTTCGGGCCCGAAAACCGGGCGTACCTCGCGACGGGGCCGTTACAGACGAGTCAAACGTCGTTCACCGGACGCATGTCGATGACCGGGCTGTCGCCGCTTTCCGACGGGCTCGCCTCGACGAACGCCGGGGGATTCCTCTCGCGGAACTTCGCGGACACCGGCTACTCGGTGTTCGAACTCGTCGGCGCGAGCGACGAACTACTCGCAGTACACGTTCGCGATTCCGACGGGGAGGGCCGACCCCGTGTCACGTTCGAATCCGTCCCCGAACTCGAGGGAGCGACCGTCTCGGAGACGTCCGACTACATGGAGGACTACCACGATCTCGGACCCGAAAACTGCATTGCGATCGGCCCGGCGGGCGAGAACCTGGTCCGGTTCGCGTCCGTGATGACGTTCGACTCGCGGGCGTTCGGTCGCGGCGGCCTCGGCGCGGTGCTGGGCTCGAAGAACGTCAAGTGCGTCACCTTCGCTGGCGACTCCCGACCCGAACTCGAGGTTCCCGATCCGCCGGAGTCGGAGATCCACCGGGAGGCGGCGACCTCGGACGACCGGATGAAACGCCAGGGCACCACCGGCGGCACGGAGTTCATCAACGAGAACTTCTCGCTTCCGACCCGATACTTCGAGGAGTACCACTTCGAGGACGCCGCGGGGATCGGCGGCGACGCAGTCGAGGAGAAGAAGTATCGCACCGGCACCTGCTCGTCGTGTGCCTACGCCTGCAAGCTCCCCACTCGCGACGAGACGGAAGGGATCGAGACCGAAGGCCCGGAGTTCGAGACGGTGTACGCGTTCGGCTCCAGCCAGGGCGTCGGCGACATCGTGGACGTGATGAAGGCAAACGAGCTGTGTGACGAACTCGGGATGGACACCATCTCGGCGGGCGTGACCGTCGCCGCGTACCTCAAAAGCGAGGACGCCTTCGGCGACGCCGAACTCGCACGCCAGGTGACCGAACGGATCGCCCACCGGGAGGGAATCGGCGACCTGCTCGCGGAGGGGGTCTCCCGCGCCCACGAGGAACTCGGCGTCGACAACTACACGGTAAAAGGGATGGAGTTCGCCGCCCACGACGGCCGCGTGCTCCACGGGCAGGGTCTGTCGTATGCGGTGGCCAACCGCGGTGCAGACCACATGTACGGCGGGATGCTGGGTCCGGAGTATAACGGCGAGATCGATCCAGAGGGAACACTCGGGAAAAGCGAACTGCTGGTGAAAAAGGAGAACCGCAACGCGGTTCGGGATTCGGCCATCATCTGTGCGTTCTCAGGTGATTACATCACAGACGAGCGACTGGCGGCGCTTCTCGGTGCGGACTACGAGAACCTGCTCGCAGTGGGCGCCAGGACGGTCGAACGGGAGCGTCACTTCAACAACAAACGGGGGAAAGATCGTGCGGACGACCGACTACCTTACGAAATCCCCGATCTCGCGGCGGCGATCGAAGAGTACTACGAGGAACGCGGCTGGAACCCCGACGGGACTGTTCCCGACGACGCGGTCGACGCGGGGGCCGTTCCGGCAGTAGATTCGCCCTGA
- a CDS encoding ABC transporter ATP-binding protein, protein MTETNRLQVRDLDKSFGEESILSAVSFDVAEDEIVALLGPSGCGKTTTLRCIAGVESPDGGEITIDGETVYSSDVSHPPEDREIGMVYQNYAIWPHKSVYENVVFPLKYADHSFSKDEYESRVDWLLELVDIAELKHQPATDLSGGQQQRTALARALAHDPDLLLLDEPLSNLDKKLRANMRYELQKLQQEVGVSMLYVTHDQEEAFYLADKVLVMNEGDIVERGAPRELYRRPSSAFTRDFVGQWNRLDGSVEWDSDGSRVVRTDLGTVPVDAVDVVHSANVDGPVHCFLRPRDAAVQRESAADGGRAAGTDGIFVGADVVGAGDAPAALSRRGTVLAAGLSRDLYEVTVGFEDADTEVVVRSDRVRDFDRGDRVLLRAPADAIKLYSAGE, encoded by the coding sequence ATGACAGAGACGAACCGGCTCCAGGTGCGTGACCTCGACAAGAGCTTCGGGGAGGAGTCGATCCTTTCGGCGGTCAGTTTCGACGTCGCCGAAGACGAGATCGTGGCGTTGCTGGGCCCCAGCGGCTGCGGGAAAACCACGACGCTGCGGTGTATCGCGGGCGTCGAGTCCCCTGACGGGGGCGAGATCACAATCGATGGCGAGACGGTGTACTCGTCGGACGTGTCGCATCCCCCCGAGGATCGGGAAATCGGGATGGTGTACCAGAACTACGCGATCTGGCCACACAAGTCCGTCTACGAGAACGTGGTGTTCCCGCTGAAGTATGCCGACCATTCGTTTTCGAAAGACGAGTACGAGTCACGGGTGGACTGGCTTCTGGAACTGGTCGACATCGCCGAGCTGAAACACCAGCCTGCGACGGATCTCAGCGGGGGACAACAGCAACGCACTGCGCTGGCGCGTGCGCTGGCGCACGATCCGGACCTCCTGTTGCTCGACGAGCCGCTGTCGAATCTCGACAAGAAGCTCCGGGCGAACATGCGGTACGAGCTCCAGAAGCTCCAGCAGGAGGTCGGGGTGAGTATGCTGTACGTCACGCACGACCAGGAGGAGGCGTTCTACCTGGCCGACAAGGTACTGGTGATGAACGAGGGCGATATCGTCGAACGGGGGGCGCCAAGGGAACTGTATCGTCGCCCGTCTTCGGCGTTCACCCGCGACTTCGTCGGCCAATGGAACCGCCTCGACGGCTCGGTCGAGTGGGACTCGGATGGGAGCAGGGTCGTCCGGACCGATCTCGGTACGGTGCCCGTCGACGCAGTCGACGTCGTCCACTCGGCGAACGTTGACGGCCCCGTCCACTGTTTCCTTCGGCCCAGGGACGCCGCCGTCCAGCGGGAGTCTGCAGCCGACGGCGGACGCGCAGCCGGTACAGACGGCATCTTCGTCGGTGCCGACGTCGTCGGGGCGGGCGACGCGCCCGCCGCGCTCTCCCGTCGGGGGACGGTTCTCGCGGCGGGACTTTCGCGGGATCTCTACGAGGTGACCGTCGGGTTCGAGGACGCCGATACCGAGGTGGTCGTCCGGTCGGATCGTGTCCGCGACTTCGACCGTGGGGATCGTGTTCTCCTCCGAGCGCCCGCAGACGCGATCAAACTGTATTCGGCAGGCGAGTGA
- a CDS encoding amino acid ABC transporter permease, with protein MPDTTTPSGTTRPATIRGRVDEATPSVGRLALYVAGAVFWGWVLFRWVNRWLGEPFVPDGEPMVPAAAVEAALAGLPVMGAYAGGIAFAVETLPRLAGGLWLTVLITLSSLFVGFFIAVPLAVTRVYGNYSAYASLAYTELLRGTPLLAQLFVLHFGLNIGGYVPTFLEGVFPRNVVWVAIVGFILNGAAYQAEYIRGSLESVETGQITAGRAIGLTKIETIYYVVLPQGLRYAIPSWTNEFVYLIKYSSLAAFITVPELYYRAFAIASDTFRYTAIFVVVGLLYLALVLTASNVMAWIERKTAIPGVGTGSER; from the coding sequence ATGCCAGACACCACCACACCCTCGGGTACGACCCGTCCCGCGACGATTCGGGGCCGCGTCGACGAGGCGACGCCCTCGGTCGGTCGGCTGGCGCTGTACGTCGCCGGCGCGGTGTTCTGGGGATGGGTGCTGTTCCGGTGGGTGAACCGGTGGCTCGGGGAGCCGTTCGTGCCCGACGGGGAGCCGATGGTTCCAGCGGCGGCAGTAGAAGCGGCACTGGCGGGACTGCCGGTGATGGGAGCCTACGCCGGCGGGATCGCCTTCGCCGTCGAGACGCTCCCCCGACTTGCGGGCGGGCTGTGGCTCACCGTGTTGATCACGCTGTCGAGCCTCTTCGTCGGCTTCTTCATTGCAGTTCCGCTCGCGGTGACGCGTGTGTACGGCAACTATTCGGCGTACGCTTCACTCGCGTACACGGAACTGCTTCGGGGGACGCCGCTTCTCGCACAGCTGTTCGTGCTCCACTTCGGTCTCAACATCGGCGGATACGTCCCGACGTTCCTCGAAGGGGTGTTCCCGCGGAACGTCGTGTGGGTCGCGATCGTCGGGTTCATCCTCAACGGCGCCGCCTATCAGGCGGAGTACATCCGTGGATCGTTAGAGAGCGTCGAGACGGGACAGATAACCGCGGGTCGGGCGATCGGGCTCACGAAGATCGAGACGATCTACTACGTCGTTCTCCCGCAAGGGCTCCGGTACGCGATCCCCTCCTGGACCAACGAGTTCGTCTACCTCATCAAGTACTCCTCGCTCGCGGCATTCATCACTGTCCCCGAACTGTACTACCGGGCGTTCGCGATCGCCTCCGATACGTTCCGGTACACCGCGATATTCGTCGTCGTCGGCCTACTGTATCTCGCCTTGGTGCTCACTGCCTCCAACGTGATGGCATGGATCGAACGGAAGACCGCGATTCCCGGGGTCGGCACCGGAAGCGAGCGGTGA